The following are encoded together in the Pedobacter steynii genome:
- a CDS encoding DNA adenine methylase — MEKKQMKTPVTYYGGKQTLAPLIVSLIPEHTLYAEPFTGGGAVFFHKPPSKVEVLNDTNGELMNFYKVTRDQFKPLQKMIQRTLHCRNSYRQAEVIYHNPDLFDEVRRAWAVWVICAQSFSSKMDGPFGYDKTQNTTSKRIANKRLNFTEDYAKRLELIQVECADALYIIKSRDHEQAFFYCDPPYIGTACGHYKGYTEADYKALLDLLSSIKGKFLLSSYPTKILSQYAKEYKWPSMKRELFVTVNMKSGNAKKKIEVLTANYPIEITK, encoded by the coding sequence ATGGAAAAAAAACAAATGAAGACACCCGTCACCTATTATGGCGGCAAACAAACACTGGCACCCCTTATAGTATCGCTAATACCCGAGCACACCCTTTACGCAGAGCCCTTTACCGGAGGAGGGGCTGTATTCTTCCACAAGCCACCTTCCAAAGTTGAAGTGCTGAACGATACCAATGGCGAGCTGATGAATTTTTATAAAGTAACACGGGATCAATTCAAGCCGCTGCAGAAAATGATCCAACGGACACTGCATTGCCGCAATTCGTACAGGCAAGCTGAAGTAATTTATCACAATCCCGACCTTTTTGATGAAGTGAGGCGTGCCTGGGCTGTCTGGGTGATTTGTGCCCAGAGTTTTTCTTCAAAGATGGACGGGCCGTTTGGCTATGATAAAACACAGAATACAACCTCGAAGCGGATTGCCAACAAGCGGTTAAACTTTACTGAAGATTATGCAAAGCGATTGGAGCTTATCCAGGTAGAATGTGCCGATGCGCTTTATATTATTAAAAGCCGGGATCATGAACAGGCATTTTTTTATTGCGATCCTCCCTATATCGGTACGGCTTGTGGTCATTACAAGGGCTATACAGAAGCTGACTATAAAGCTTTACTAGACCTGCTTTCCAGCATCAAAGGTAAGTTCCTGCTTTCCTCCTACCCAACGAAGATATTGTCTCAGTATGCCAAAGAATATAAATGGCCATCGATGAAACGCGAATTATTTGTTACGGTAAATATGAAATCGGGAAATGCCAAAAAGAAAATAGAAGTGCTGACAGCAAATTATCCAATAGAAATAACCAAATAA
- a CDS encoding DNA-methyltransferase — translation MREEIEENNIYAIDCLQGLRKIEDDSVQCCITSPPYWKLRNYGVEGQFGLERTPEAYVEILVELFDEVRRVLKPDGTLWLNLGDMYWGSGKVGNNPAYLQKQKEFNKVSAHPGKFGMPLTGKHKEIKDKDLIGFPWMVAFALRKQGWYLRQDIIWHKPNPMPESITDRCTKSHEYIFLLSKNRKYYFDHKAIQTEAKGLTIRDRTSRPARKAKYEPLVNCFRKERSPDLKANRRSVWSITNKPFKEAHFATFPPEIPELCMLAGSKERDVILDPFMGAGTTALVATKLNRRFIGFELNPDYVDIAVKRLLATGVSIEKLIREN, via the coding sequence GTGAGAGAGGAAATTGAAGAGAATAATATTTATGCAATCGACTGCCTGCAAGGGTTAAGAAAAATAGAGGACGACTCAGTCCAATGTTGCATTACGAGTCCGCCATATTGGAAACTTAGAAATTACGGTGTGGAAGGACAATTTGGACTGGAGCGTACTCCGGAAGCCTATGTGGAAATACTTGTTGAGTTGTTTGATGAAGTGAGACGGGTGCTAAAGCCAGATGGTACACTATGGCTGAACCTCGGAGATATGTATTGGGGCTCAGGTAAAGTCGGAAATAATCCTGCCTACTTACAAAAGCAAAAGGAGTTTAACAAGGTATCAGCACATCCTGGAAAATTCGGGATGCCGTTGACAGGAAAGCATAAAGAAATAAAAGACAAGGATCTAATCGGTTTCCCCTGGATGGTGGCGTTTGCGCTCCGAAAACAGGGATGGTATCTGCGACAGGATATTATCTGGCATAAACCCAACCCCATGCCCGAAAGCATTACCGACCGCTGTACGAAATCGCATGAGTATATCTTCCTGCTATCGAAAAACAGAAAGTACTATTTCGATCATAAAGCAATACAGACGGAAGCAAAAGGGCTTACGATCCGTGACCGCACATCAAGACCAGCTAGAAAGGCAAAATATGAGCCGCTGGTAAACTGCTTCAGAAAAGAAAGAAGTCCTGACCTGAAAGCAAACAGACGTTCAGTTTGGAGCATCACCAATAAGCCATTTAAAGAAGCTCATTTTGCTACATTTCCCCCTGAGATTCCAGAGTTGTGTATGCTCGCCGGTAGCAAGGAACGGGACGTTATCCTTGACCCTTTTATGGGTGCAGGAACAACTGCACTCGTTGCAACGAAGCTGAACCGGAGGTTCATAGGCTTTGAACTCAATCCTGATTATGTAGATATCGCAGTAAAACGACTTCTTGCGACCGGAGTCAGCATTGAAAAATTAATCAGGGAAAATTAA
- a CDS encoding helix-turn-helix domain-containing protein: MPLEIDVSAIAGKLKAYRYRNGLSHKQLGKILGIDGSTICAWEKAERVPPQKKLNKLILLMKL; encoded by the coding sequence TTGCCTTTGGAGATTGATGTTTCTGCTATTGCAGGAAAATTGAAAGCTTATAGGTATAGAAACGGGCTTAGTCATAAGCAACTAGGAAAAATTCTCGGCATCGACGGTTCTACGATATGTGCATGGGAGAAAGCGGAAAGGGTCCCTCCGCAAAAAAAGTTAAATAAACTGATACTGTTAATGAAATTATGA
- a CDS encoding gliding motility-associated C-terminal domain-containing protein: MKQACITFVHLLVRNFMFLLFALSLPVFLNAQNLVQNGTFTQQPPVSWTFAPPGTSVEANNPETTYGGVVTANIVAELDMEASLRQTNIAVTPGQPYYISYRYSRRTGNGSAPNPSNFNVKIYEGAINFLSRNEVANNTTWQWTCVVDSFIPTTNMVTVDMASTNLTASLGVLVDDITITPIQQPVTLTGQICAGGTLTLNAPASNPNSLYTNYQWTGPNGFTASGPNVTLTNVQPGQNGTYIFTANLNTECLQVTGSYLLEVLPTEFIINKTICKGDSYTFYGQTLFSAGTYDTVISGNALACDSSITLNLNVIPLPDMATMPPDASLCVGDSIWLRVNNPDANVSYQWYKESTALNGETGGSILAKDAGVYTVVGITGGCSDTSRKIVVTIHPLPQAKIHLSEAEVPCSFDTVMLEAEGGQGYNYIWYPCSYFMLTTGAGSRVVRGIFPKLHTPVSLQVFNEYGCQATDSIIVITKPCCETFVPNAFSPNHDALNDYWLPKLQPAQILLTAKIFDRWGNLVYNNLRPSKGWDGTYDGKEAAAGVYMYYLKYTCSDQKIYEKKGDLTLIR, encoded by the coding sequence ATGAAGCAAGCATGCATTACATTTGTACACCTACTAGTACGAAACTTTATGTTCCTGTTATTCGCGCTTTCGTTGCCTGTATTTCTGAACGCACAGAATCTTGTTCAGAACGGCACCTTTACGCAGCAGCCGCCGGTATCCTGGACCTTTGCGCCGCCGGGCACTTCAGTAGAGGCCAATAATCCGGAAACGACATATGGAGGTGTGGTGACTGCAAACATTGTGGCCGAACTGGATATGGAAGCGTCACTCAGGCAAACCAATATTGCCGTCACGCCCGGGCAACCTTACTATATTTCCTATCGCTACAGCAGGCGTACCGGTAATGGCTCAGCACCTAATCCCAGCAACTTTAACGTCAAAATCTATGAGGGGGCAATCAATTTTCTTAGCCGTAACGAAGTCGCCAATAATACAACCTGGCAATGGACTTGCGTAGTAGACTCTTTTATACCTACAACGAATATGGTAACGGTCGATATGGCCAGCACCAACCTCACTGCCAGCCTCGGTGTCCTCGTCGACGATATTACGATTACCCCGATTCAGCAGCCTGTTACATTAACCGGACAAATCTGCGCCGGCGGTACCCTTACCCTTAATGCGCCGGCAAGTAACCCAAATTCACTTTATACCAATTATCAATGGACGGGGCCTAATGGTTTTACTGCTTCCGGGCCAAATGTCACCCTCACCAATGTGCAGCCAGGTCAGAACGGTACCTATATCTTCACCGCTAACCTGAACACAGAATGCCTTCAGGTAACTGGCAGCTATCTGCTTGAAGTTTTGCCAACGGAATTTATCATTAATAAAACCATTTGCAAAGGCGATAGCTATACGTTTTACGGCCAAACCCTCTTCAGTGCCGGCACCTATGATACCGTAATCTCCGGCAATGCCCTGGCATGTGACAGCAGTATTACGCTTAACCTGAATGTAATACCCTTGCCTGATATGGCAACCATGCCGCCGGACGCCTCACTCTGTGTCGGTGATAGTATTTGGCTTAGGGTCAACAACCCTGACGCGAATGTAAGTTACCAGTGGTATAAAGAAAGCACAGCGCTTAACGGGGAGACTGGTGGCTCAATCCTGGCAAAAGATGCGGGAGTTTATACCGTAGTCGGCATTACAGGCGGTTGCAGCGACACCTCCCGGAAAATAGTTGTGACCATACATCCCTTGCCTCAAGCGAAGATACACCTGTCCGAAGCCGAAGTACCCTGTAGTTTTGATACAGTTATGCTCGAAGCGGAAGGGGGGCAGGGTTATAATTATATATGGTATCCGTGCAGCTATTTTATGTTGACAACCGGGGCCGGGAGCCGGGTCGTTCGGGGTATTTTTCCTAAGCTACACACCCCAGTTAGCCTGCAGGTATTTAATGAATACGGCTGCCAGGCGACAGACAGCATCATTGTGATTACCAAACCATGCTGCGAAACCTTTGTGCCGAACGCATTTTCTCCTAACCACGACGCCCTGAATGACTACTGGCTTCCAAAGCTGCAGCCTGCACAAATATTACTGACTGCAAAGATATTCGACCGGTGGGGTAACCTGGTATATAACAACCTGCGCCCTTCCAAAGGGTGGGACGGTACCTACGATGGAAAGGAGGCCGCCGCCGGAGTCTATATGTACTACCTGAAATATACATGCAGCGATCAAAAGATTTACGAGAAAAAAGGAGATTTAACACTCATACGCTAA
- a CDS encoding PKD domain-containing protein, with protein sequence MKRGIFLAFFLSCAVNPAIGAYVPMAVSSGFNADVIANGIGTSISTTNNDVDGANYSFVSAGWQFNAANAPLANGLPANGLITSPITTGLTYQLADYSSNNCLRINNAAAGTLSFISQIKAQNVYVLVTSGSGNCTITAQVNFTDATNQQFTGLAVNDWFGGNPYEIGQIRRILRNATTTVPETSTTGPRLYRQVLAISAANQNKQIASIQFTRTSGTGVLNVFAVSFESVVTCAAPTAPIVSALTSTTATLNWTQTGTPLQWQIKYGAPGFNPATTGTSVFTTIRPYTLNPPLTPVTAYSYYVRAVCGVNDTSAWSPVNNFTTPPVPINSVPMVIPSGFNADVIANGIGTTIATTNNDVDGANYSFLSTGWQFNASGAPAVNALPANGEIISPITPGLTYQLADYSSNNSLRINNATTGTLTFASQIKAQNIYILATSGSGNCTITAQVNFMDATNQQFAGLAISDWFGGAPFEIGQIGRILRNTTSTAAETSATGPRLYRQVLAISASNQNKQIASIQFTRTSGTGVLNVFAVSFESMITCAAPTGPIASALTPTTATLNWTQTGTPLQWQIKYGAPGFNPATAGTSVFTVTKPYTLNAPLAPFTAYSYYVRAVCGPNDTSVWSQVTNFTTPCMIPAILSKADSYHCGPGTVVLQATASAGGGIKWYSALTGGTALATGNSFTTPSLTTTTTYYISAFSGSCESTPRQAVIAGIRPVPVVHIGNDTTICPGITYSMDAGNPGASYSWNTGATTQVVTVSAPGSYSVQVMLNGCNNAAARMITAGITPQNNLPALLDLCAGNIATLDAGNTGSSFLWTPGGETTQTINVTTGGLKSVAITSATGCVINSNTDVALRPLPVVNLGNDTAFCRGNSLVLDAGNTGASFLWNTGAISQTIIVDTTGNYAVLVTDNYDCKGRDSIGIVVKATPSGTINAIYGDTATYTFNVINPRFVSNYTWDFGDGSPLASGPQVQHRYNRNGIFTVTVKLSGDCKDSLVQSRTVDVFDGQGTGIVSHGQSADLLLYPNPARAQISIGTRNNAWKPELYRITNVFGVTLLTGKFSGNTQQISVASLVPGIYFMHVVTDKGFVNRKFEVLK encoded by the coding sequence ATGAAACGAGGAATATTTTTAGCATTTTTTTTATCATGCGCAGTCAACCCTGCCATTGGGGCATATGTGCCCATGGCAGTATCATCTGGCTTCAATGCCGATGTTATTGCCAACGGGATCGGTACCTCTATTTCGACTACCAACAATGACGTAGACGGGGCCAATTATAGTTTTGTATCCGCGGGCTGGCAGTTCAATGCAGCCAATGCGCCACTGGCCAACGGGTTACCGGCCAACGGTCTGATCACCAGTCCCATTACCACTGGTCTTACGTATCAGTTAGCTGACTATTCTTCCAACAACTGCCTTAGAATCAACAATGCCGCTGCCGGTACCCTTAGTTTCATTAGCCAGATTAAGGCACAGAATGTGTACGTATTAGTTACCTCGGGAAGCGGTAACTGCACGATAACGGCCCAGGTCAACTTTACTGATGCCACCAATCAACAGTTTACCGGTCTCGCAGTCAACGACTGGTTTGGCGGTAATCCTTATGAAATAGGACAGATAAGAAGGATACTTCGTAATGCAACAACTACCGTGCCGGAGACATCAACTACCGGCCCACGGCTATACCGCCAGGTATTGGCAATCTCCGCAGCGAATCAAAATAAGCAAATTGCCAGTATCCAGTTTACCCGTACTTCAGGAACTGGTGTGCTGAACGTATTTGCGGTAAGTTTTGAGTCTGTGGTAACCTGTGCGGCGCCTACTGCGCCTATTGTTTCTGCACTCACATCCACAACGGCCACGCTCAACTGGACACAGACCGGAACGCCTCTGCAATGGCAGATCAAATACGGCGCCCCGGGCTTCAACCCGGCAACAACCGGGACTTCTGTTTTTACGACTATCAGACCCTACACCTTAAACCCGCCCCTTACCCCGGTTACTGCATACAGCTATTATGTACGCGCGGTGTGCGGGGTTAATGATACCAGCGCCTGGTCGCCTGTTAATAATTTTACCACCCCGCCGGTACCGATCAACTCGGTACCGATGGTTATTCCGTCAGGTTTCAACGCAGATGTTATTGCCAATGGGATTGGCACCACTATAGCCACCACCAATAATGACGTGGACGGTGCCAACTACAGCTTTTTATCTACCGGCTGGCAGTTCAATGCATCCGGTGCGCCGGCGGTAAATGCATTACCGGCAAATGGCGAGATCATCAGCCCCATTACGCCCGGCCTTACCTATCAGTTGGCAGATTATTCCTCCAACAACAGTCTCCGCATTAATAATGCCACAACAGGTACACTGACATTCGCGAGCCAAATTAAAGCACAAAACATCTATATATTGGCTACATCAGGAAGTGGAAATTGTACCATAACCGCACAGGTCAACTTTATGGATGCTACCAATCAGCAGTTTGCCGGTCTGGCTATCAGCGACTGGTTTGGGGGCGCTCCTTTTGAAATAGGACAGATAGGGAGAATACTCCGGAACACGACCAGTACCGCCGCGGAAACATCAGCCACCGGCCCCAGGTTATACCGCCAGGTGCTGGCGATCTCCGCATCCAATCAAAATAAGCAAATTGCCAGTATCCAGTTTACCCGTACCTCGGGTACCGGTGTACTGAACGTATTTGCGGTAAGTTTTGAGTCTATGATAACCTGTGCAGCGCCTACCGGCCCTATTGCTTCTGCGCTGACGCCCACTACGGCTACGCTCAATTGGACGCAGACCGGAACGCCTCTGCAATGGCAAATCAAATACGGCGCCCCGGGTTTCAACCCTGCAACTGCCGGGACTTCTGTTTTTACGGTTACTAAGCCGTATACATTAAATGCGCCGCTGGCGCCGTTTACCGCATATAGCTATTATGTGCGCGCAGTATGTGGCCCTAATGACACCAGTGTCTGGTCGCAGGTTACGAACTTCACCACACCTTGTATGATACCTGCAATCTTGTCAAAAGCAGATAGCTATCATTGCGGGCCCGGTACTGTGGTATTGCAGGCAACGGCATCTGCGGGAGGCGGTATAAAATGGTACAGCGCTCTTACGGGAGGGACAGCACTGGCAACTGGCAATAGCTTTACCACACCGTCGCTTACCACGACCACCACTTACTATATCAGTGCATTTTCCGGCAGCTGCGAGAGCACACCACGGCAGGCTGTTATTGCCGGCATCCGTCCGGTGCCGGTGGTTCACATAGGTAATGATACCACGATATGTCCCGGTATTACCTATAGCATGGATGCTGGCAATCCCGGAGCAAGCTATAGCTGGAATACAGGTGCGACGACACAAGTCGTTACTGTCAGCGCACCGGGCAGTTATTCTGTACAAGTAATGCTTAACGGCTGCAATAATGCTGCAGCCCGCATGATCACAGCCGGAATTACGCCGCAAAATAACCTTCCTGCACTCCTCGATCTTTGTGCAGGCAATATTGCAACATTAGATGCAGGTAATACGGGCAGCAGCTTCCTCTGGACACCAGGTGGAGAAACGACGCAAACCATAAATGTAACTACTGGCGGACTGAAATCGGTAGCGATAACGAGTGCGACCGGTTGCGTGATTAACAGTAATACAGATGTAGCACTGCGGCCTTTACCTGTTGTTAACCTCGGTAATGATACGGCATTCTGCAGGGGCAATAGCCTTGTCCTCGACGCCGGAAACACCGGGGCCAGTTTTCTTTGGAATACAGGTGCAATCAGCCAGACCATTATCGTTGATACAACCGGTAATTACGCCGTTCTGGTAACGGACAACTATGACTGCAAAGGCAGGGATAGCATCGGTATTGTGGTTAAAGCGACCCCATCCGGTACGATCAATGCGATATACGGGGATACCGCCACTTATACATTCAATGTTATTAATCCCCGATTCGTATCCAACTACACCTGGGACTTTGGTGACGGCTCCCCGCTGGCAAGCGGTCCCCAGGTGCAGCATCGCTATAACCGCAATGGTATCTTTACGGTAACCGTAAAATTGAGCGGCGATTGCAAGGACAGTCTGGTGCAATCCCGTACCGTAGATGTGTTTGACGGGCAGGGGACGGGCATCGTTAGTCACGGGCAATCCGCGGATTTATTGTTGTATCCGAACCCCGCACGGGCGCAGATCAGCATAGGGACCCGGAATAATGCCTGGAAACCGGAACTATACCGCATCACCAATGTATTCGGCGTTACCCTACTAACCGGCAAGTTCAGCGGAAATACGCAGCAGATCAGTGTTGCCTCACTTGTACCGGGTATCTATTTTATGCATGTCGTTACAGACAAAGGATTTGTGAACCGCAAATTCGAAGTACTGAAATAA
- a CDS encoding T9SS type A sorting domain-containing protein, giving the protein MKKISLIVCYISSMVITANAQIGVGGIPEGMLLKEEQQYISVTNATAPDWESFIKKEETLQAPDLAQPFTIALFTPLNISFPSSGTFKQLENGKIIWCSQLKIENAPAIGLYYDRFHLPKGVKYYITNGNGNQILGAFTAANNTASGFFATEAIQGSVVNLEIDIEFGVNLEDINFHIDRSAVYFRGYEYLHRYSNPVDFLASEADSALDGSSSGCMINAICPLGANNAIQRKASVQLLIPQTVGGETALGVCSGTMVNSVENTPTNCKPYLLTASHCNSSNDTTSDKFDQTIIRFNFERALCTGGIIPEAKTMTGINFISRSIHTSPLASNTKGDFLLLELRQVIPTSWDVTLAGWNNSATIPLTATAPEKFTGFHHPSGDTKKVSSSHVLESKSLGMQNSHWGTQLDSGYVAGGSSGSGLFDGKGRQIGVLTGGNPSNLVPVVCEVNGKGDPIDVNDIVFYSKFSFIWDYSVDGNNPRRKLKPWLDPGNTGTIMIDALHSNCTSIGGTMIPSVEDDLANSISISPNPTSNGKVIARFNLKQAMDLTVELYDITGKKQQSAKLNKVKSGSHSFDLSDYANGMYIIRFFDGATSTSKKILLAR; this is encoded by the coding sequence ATGAAAAAAATAAGCCTAATCGTTTGCTACATTTCTTCCATGGTCATTACTGCAAATGCGCAGATTGGCGTAGGGGGCATTCCCGAAGGTATGCTACTGAAAGAGGAACAACAGTACATTTCTGTTACAAACGCAACTGCACCGGATTGGGAAAGCTTTATCAAAAAGGAGGAGACATTGCAAGCCCCTGATCTGGCTCAGCCTTTTACGATTGCTCTTTTTACTCCTTTGAATATCAGCTTCCCATCCTCAGGTACATTTAAACAATTGGAAAATGGTAAAATAATATGGTGTAGCCAGTTAAAGATTGAAAATGCTCCAGCCATAGGTTTGTATTATGATCGATTTCATCTACCGAAGGGAGTAAAATACTATATTACAAATGGTAATGGTAACCAAATATTGGGCGCTTTTACCGCAGCAAATAATACAGCGAGCGGTTTTTTTGCCACCGAAGCAATACAAGGTAGTGTTGTAAACCTGGAAATAGATATTGAATTTGGAGTAAATCTTGAAGATATAAATTTCCACATTGACCGCTCCGCCGTTTATTTCAGAGGGTATGAATATTTGCACCGGTATAGCAATCCAGTCGATTTTCTTGCTTCCGAAGCGGATTCCGCATTGGATGGAAGTTCCTCTGGCTGTATGATTAATGCGATCTGTCCGTTGGGGGCCAATAACGCCATACAGCGCAAAGCCTCTGTTCAGTTGTTGATTCCCCAAACCGTTGGGGGCGAGACGGCGCTTGGCGTTTGTTCAGGAACAATGGTGAATAGTGTCGAAAATACACCCACCAATTGCAAACCTTACCTGCTTACTGCCAGCCACTGCAATAGCAGTAATGATACTACATCGGATAAGTTTGACCAGACAATCATCCGCTTTAACTTTGAACGTGCCTTATGCACTGGAGGAATTATTCCGGAAGCAAAAACTATGACTGGGATTAACTTTATTTCAAGAAGTATACATACAAGCCCTCTTGCGTCAAATACTAAAGGGGATTTTTTGCTACTTGAACTCCGGCAAGTAATTCCAACCAGCTGGGATGTAACATTAGCAGGGTGGAATAACAGTGCTACAATCCCTTTAACAGCAACTGCCCCAGAAAAATTTACAGGTTTCCATCATCCAAGCGGAGACACAAAAAAGGTCTCATCTTCTCATGTTCTTGAGTCTAAAAGTCTTGGAATGCAGAATTCTCATTGGGGTACGCAACTCGATTCCGGTTATGTAGCAGGAGGATCATCGGGAAGCGGTCTATTTGACGGTAAGGGTAGGCAAATTGGCGTCCTTACTGGAGGAAACCCTAGCAATCTTGTGCCAGTAGTCTGTGAAGTAAATGGGAAAGGAGATCCTATTGATGTCAATGATATTGTATTTTACAGTAAATTTTCTTTTATCTGGGATTATTCAGTCGATGGTAATAATCCTAGAAGAAAATTAAAGCCCTGGCTGGATCCAGGCAATACAGGAACTATTATGATCGATGCCTTGCATTCTAATTGTACCAGTATAGGAGGTACAATGATACCTTCTGTCGAAGATGATTTGGCCAACTCGATTAGTATTTCACCTAATCCAACGTCCAACGGAAAGGTGATAGCAAGATTCAATCTTAAGCAAGCAATGGATCTAACTGTTGAGCTTTACGACATAACCGGCAAAAAACAGCAATCTGCCAAATTAAACAAAGTAAAATCAGGTTCTCATAGTTTTGATCTGAGTGACTACGCGAATGGGATGTATATTATTCGCTTTTTCGACGGTGCAACTTCCACTTCTAAAAAAATATTACTCGCCCGCTAA
- a CDS encoding zinc-dependent metalloprotease, which produces MIRKILFLLLILPLPKLSAQVSNSYTTQCASEMYWKKLEKESPGIRQKYTDYIAAKRLSNVAAKPTGAIYRIPVVFHVLYYEQNGIVKGNVPDSTLQEQIDILNDAFRKRNADTVILRTVFKPLVADAEIEFFLATKDPQGANTNGITRTSTTMKGFGGESNNNYFIDSIERIKKTALGGKDPWPANRYLNIWVSDMSTKENGQNVISVIGYGTPPLNPLPSNWGFAPYLDNTLDGIILQYQYVGGEKSPYLATASTHGGGKGRVAVHEVGHYLGLVHIFGGSCTLGGDDGINDTPLQSSGTSTPDSLKNSCNAGQAGDLPDLWENYMDYTLDPFRVMFTKSQVDFMRDILENQRDTLINQYPTGISYKDVEVNSIIVYPQPAREYFNIDFEGNIESMILTDMFGKTVKSIHDGSRIIKVDDLPSGVYFLKLQSNQEFYTRKVIIGR; this is translated from the coding sequence ATGATACGTAAAATTCTGTTCCTACTATTGATACTGCCGCTGCCTAAGCTTTCGGCCCAGGTATCCAATTCATACACCACACAGTGTGCCTCAGAGATGTATTGGAAAAAGCTTGAAAAGGAAAGTCCAGGCATCCGGCAGAAATATACTGATTACATCGCGGCAAAAAGGTTAAGCAATGTTGCGGCAAAACCTACCGGGGCTATTTATCGCATACCTGTTGTATTTCACGTACTATATTATGAACAGAACGGCATCGTAAAAGGTAATGTTCCGGATTCCACTTTGCAAGAGCAGATAGATATTTTGAATGATGCTTTTCGCAAAAGAAATGCAGATACTGTGATCCTGAGAACTGTTTTTAAGCCCTTGGTTGCAGACGCGGAAATTGAATTCTTCCTGGCAACCAAAGATCCCCAGGGCGCAAATACTAATGGTATTACAAGAACATCGACTACTATGAAGGGATTCGGGGGTGAAAGTAATAATAATTATTTTATCGATTCCATTGAAAGGATAAAGAAAACTGCTCTTGGAGGTAAAGATCCCTGGCCTGCGAATAGATACCTCAACATTTGGGTGTCCGATATGTCGACTAAGGAGAATGGTCAAAACGTGATCAGCGTTATCGGTTATGGTACACCTCCATTAAATCCACTGCCCTCAAACTGGGGCTTTGCTCCTTATTTAGACAACACGTTAGATGGCATTATCCTGCAATACCAATATGTCGGCGGTGAAAAAAGTCCATATCTGGCAACAGCGTCAACACATGGGGGAGGGAAAGGTCGTGTTGCAGTACACGAGGTTGGGCATTATTTAGGATTGGTTCATATTTTCGGAGGCTCATGTACATTGGGGGGTGACGATGGCATCAATGATACCCCATTGCAGTCTTCGGGAACTTCCACTCCCGATTCATTAAAAAACAGCTGTAATGCCGGGCAAGCCGGAGATTTACCTGATCTGTGGGAAAACTATATGGATTATACGCTTGATCCTTTTAGGGTGATGTTTACGAAAAGCCAAGTTGATTTTATGAGAGATATTCTTGAAAATCAGCGGGACACTCTGATTAACCAATACCCCACGGGTATTTCATATAAAGATGTCGAAGTTAATTCAATCATAGTTTATCCGCAACCGGCAAGAGAATACTTCAATATTGATTTTGAAGGAAACATAGAATCGATGATTTTAACGGATATGTTTGGCAAAACTGTAAAGAGCATTCACGATGGCAGCAGAATTATTAAAGTTGATGACTTGCCATCAGGAGTATATTTTTTGAAACTGCAATCGAATCAAGAATTTTATACCAGAAAGGTAATAATAGGACGTTAA